The following proteins come from a genomic window of Pseudomonas syringae:
- a CDS encoding ABC transporter substrate-binding protein gives MRKTLAMTSCLGLFALAPLAHASNLVFCSEASPAGFDSAQYTSATDNDASEPIYNRLTEFKQGDTSVVPGLATSWDVSPDGLVYTFHLREGVKFHSNKDFKPSRDFNADDVLFTFNRMLKPDHPFRVAYPTEFPYFTGMGLNKKIKSVEKTDPLTVVFTLNTVDAAFIQNIAMNFAGILSAEYAEQLMAKGDARNINQQPIGTGPFVFQRYQKDSQIRYKGNTQYWDPSRVKIDQLIFAINTDASVRMQKLKANECQVSLNPRPADLAKLREDKSLQVIEKPGFNLGYISYNVRHEPLGNLQVRQALDMAVNKKAIISAVYQGAGQLAVNAMPPTQWSYDDTIKDAPYNPEKARELLRAAGVKEGTELNLWAMPVQRPYNPNARLMAEMLQSDWAKVGIKVNIVSYEWGEYLKRTKNGEHDISLIGWTGDNGDPDNWLGTLYSCAAIGGNNYSMWCDEKYDQLIKAAVATTDREQRTDLYKQAQRYLKEQVPITPIAHSTVNQPLRTEVKDFHVSPFGRNNFSGVSVVD, from the coding sequence ATGCGTAAAACTCTTGCGATGACGTCGTGTCTGGGGCTGTTTGCCTTGGCTCCGCTGGCCCATGCGAGCAATCTGGTGTTCTGTTCGGAAGCAAGCCCGGCGGGCTTTGACAGCGCGCAATACACCTCGGCCACCGACAACGATGCGTCCGAACCGATCTATAACCGCCTGACCGAGTTCAAACAGGGCGACACATCAGTGGTTCCAGGCCTGGCAACTTCATGGGATGTATCGCCAGATGGCCTGGTCTACACCTTTCATCTGCGGGAAGGGGTGAAATTCCATAGCAACAAGGACTTCAAGCCCAGTCGCGACTTCAATGCCGACGACGTGCTGTTCACCTTCAACCGTATGCTCAAACCTGATCACCCCTTTCGCGTCGCCTATCCGACCGAATTTCCGTATTTCACCGGAATGGGCCTGAACAAGAAAATCAAGTCCGTTGAAAAGACCGATCCGTTGACCGTAGTGTTCACGCTAAATACCGTCGACGCAGCGTTCATACAAAACATCGCGATGAACTTCGCAGGGATTCTGTCCGCCGAGTACGCGGAACAACTGATGGCCAAGGGTGATGCAAGAAACATCAACCAGCAGCCGATTGGCACCGGCCCTTTCGTGTTTCAGCGCTATCAGAAAGACTCGCAGATTCGCTACAAAGGCAACACGCAATACTGGGACCCGAGCCGGGTGAAGATCGACCAGTTGATCTTCGCCATCAATACCGACGCCTCGGTGCGCATGCAAAAGCTCAAGGCCAACGAGTGCCAGGTCTCGCTTAATCCGCGCCCTGCTGACCTCGCCAAGCTCAGAGAAGACAAGAGCCTGCAGGTTATCGAGAAACCGGGCTTCAACCTCGGCTACATTTCCTACAACGTGCGCCATGAGCCACTGGGCAACCTCCAGGTTCGTCAGGCGCTGGACATGGCCGTCAACAAGAAAGCCATTATCAGCGCGGTCTATCAGGGCGCGGGGCAACTGGCAGTGAATGCCATGCCACCGACCCAGTGGTCTTACGACGACACCATCAAGGACGCACCGTACAACCCGGAAAAAGCCAGAGAGCTGTTGCGCGCCGCCGGGGTCAAGGAAGGCACGGAGCTGAACCTGTGGGCCATGCCGGTTCAGCGACCGTACAACCCTAATGCCAGGTTGATGGCAGAGATGCTCCAGTCCGACTGGGCCAAGGTCGGCATCAAGGTCAACATCGTCAGTTATGAATGGGGCGAATACCTCAAGCGCACCAAGAACGGCGAGCACGATATCTCGCTGATCGGCTGGACCGGCGACAATGGCGACCCGGACAACTGGCTCGGCACGTTGTACAGCTGCGCCGCCATTGGCGGTAACAACTACTCGATGTGGTGTGACGAGAAATACGACCAATTGATCAAGGCCGCCGTGGCCACCACCGATCGCGAGCAGCGCACCGATCTGTACAAACAGGCGCAACGCTATCTGAAGGAACAGGTGCCGATCACCCCGATCGCCCACTCGACCGTGAATCAGCCGCTGCGTACCGAGGTCAAGGACTTCCACGTCAGCCCGTTCGGGCGCAACAACTTTTCGGGTGTGAGCGTCGTCGACTGA
- a CDS encoding ABC transporter substrate-binding protein has product MGHTLFKPLLLTTALLACAPLAQAASTLVYCSEASPAGFDPSQYTSGTDFDASAETVFNRLTQFKRGGTEVEPGLATRWDVSPDGLTYTFHLRDGVKFHTTDYFTPTRTFNADDVLFTFNRLLDANHPFRKAYPSESPYFTDMGLNTTIKSVEKVDPQTVRFTLNNIDAAFVQNLAMSFASIQSAEYADKLLKDGKAEDLNQKPIGTGPFVFKRYQKDSQIRYVGNTEYWKPEDVKIDNLIFSISSDAAVRMQKLKAGECQVSGYPRPQDIEEMKKDPKLKVLSQPGFNLGFLAYNVTHAPLDQLKVRQALDMAIDKPAIIKAVYQSAGQLAENALPPGQWSYDPTIKDAPHDLTKAKQLLKEAGVAPGTKIDLWAMTVQRASNPNARMSAQMIQSDWEKIGIKANIVSYEWGEYIKRAKAGEHDAMIYGWTGDNGDPDNWLGVLYSCAAVKGSNYAKWCDPAYDKLVQQAKITTNRDERIKLYQQAQHILKQQVPITPIANSKVFQPMRQEVQDFKISPFGLTPFYGVSLGTVK; this is encoded by the coding sequence ATGGGACACACACTCTTCAAACCGCTGCTGCTGACCACCGCGCTGCTGGCCTGCGCGCCTTTGGCCCAGGCGGCGAGCACGCTGGTGTATTGCTCTGAAGCCAGCCCGGCCGGTTTCGACCCCAGCCAGTACACCAGCGGAACCGACTTCGATGCCTCGGCCGAAACCGTCTTCAACCGCCTGACCCAGTTCAAACGTGGCGGCACAGAAGTGGAACCGGGCCTGGCCACGCGCTGGGACGTTTCGCCAGATGGTCTGACTTACACCTTCCATCTGCGCGATGGCGTGAAATTCCATACCACGGATTACTTCACCCCGACCCGTACGTTCAACGCCGACGATGTGCTGTTCACGTTCAACCGCCTGCTCGATGCCAACCACCCGTTCCGCAAGGCCTATCCGTCCGAGTCGCCGTACTTCACCGACATGGGGCTCAACACCACGATCAAGAGCGTCGAGAAAGTCGATCCGCAGACCGTCCGCTTCACGCTGAACAACATCGATGCCGCGTTCGTGCAAAACCTGGCGATGAGCTTCGCGTCTATTCAGTCCGCCGAATACGCAGACAAGCTACTCAAGGACGGCAAGGCCGAGGACTTGAACCAGAAGCCCATTGGCACTGGCCCGTTCGTCTTCAAGCGCTACCAGAAGGATTCGCAGATCCGTTACGTCGGCAATACCGAGTACTGGAAACCTGAAGATGTGAAGATCGACAACCTGATCTTCTCGATCAGCAGCGATGCCGCCGTGCGTATGCAGAAGCTCAAGGCCGGCGAATGCCAGGTCAGCGGCTATCCACGCCCGCAGGACATCGAAGAAATGAAGAAGGACCCGAAGCTCAAGGTCCTGAGTCAGCCGGGTTTCAACCTGGGCTTTCTGGCCTATAACGTGACGCATGCGCCACTGGACCAGCTAAAGGTTCGTCAGGCGCTGGACATGGCCATCGACAAGCCGGCCATTATCAAGGCGGTTTACCAGAGCGCAGGCCAACTGGCGGAAAACGCCCTGCCGCCCGGACAGTGGAGCTACGACCCGACGATCAAGGATGCGCCACACGACCTGACCAAGGCTAAACAGCTGCTCAAGGAAGCCGGTGTGGCCCCGGGTACCAAAATCGACCTGTGGGCCATGACTGTCCAGCGCGCATCAAACCCAAACGCGCGCATGTCGGCACAGATGATCCAGTCCGACTGGGAGAAGATCGGCATCAAGGCCAACATCGTCAGCTATGAATGGGGCGAGTACATCAAGCGCGCCAAGGCCGGCGAGCATGACGCGATGATCTACGGCTGGACCGGTGACAACGGTGATCCTGATAACTGGCTGGGCGTGCTGTACAGCTGTGCTGCGGTCAAAGGCAGCAACTACGCCAAATGGTGCGACCCGGCTTATGACAAGCTGGTGCAGCAGGCCAAGATCACCACCAACCGCGATGAGCGCATCAAGCTCTATCAACAGGCCCAGCACATTCTCAAGCAACAGGTGCCGATCACTCCGATTGCCAACTCGAAGGTGTTTCAGCCAATGCGCCAGGAAGTGCAGGACTTCAAGATCAGTCCATTCGGTCTGACACCCTTCTATGGTGTCAGCCTGGGTACAGTGAAGTAA
- a CDS encoding ABC transporter substrate-binding protein, whose protein sequence is MLKHAVIPFLLGASLLASAPFAHAASNLVFCSEGSPAGFDPGQYTTGTDFDAAAETIFNRLSQFERGGTAVVPGLATSWDISPDGLNYTFHLREGVKFHTTPYFKPTREFNADDVLFTFNRMIDKDMPYRKAYPTEFPYFTDMAMDTNITKIEKIDDHTVKFVLGTVDAAFIQNMAMSFASIQSAEYAAKLLKEGKPELINQQPIGTGPFVFKSYQKDSNIRYTGNKDYWKPEDVKIDNLIFAITTDASVRMQKLKKNECQITAYPRPADLKPLKEDKNLKMPDQAGFNLGYIAYNTMDKIKGSDEPNPLAIKEVRQALDMAVNKQGIIDAVYQGAGQLAVNAMPPTQWSYDTTIKDAPFDVEKAKALLKKAGVKEGTEITLWAMPVQRPYNPNAKLMAEMLQSDWKKIGINVKIVSYEWGEYIKRAKNGENGAMLIGWSGDNGDPDNWLGTLFGCDALNGNNFAKWCDKPFDTLIHQAKETSDQAKRTELYKQAQHLLKDAVPMTPIAHSTVYQPMRTSVQDFKISPFGLNSFYGVSVTGK, encoded by the coding sequence ATGCTCAAACACGCGGTCATTCCGTTTCTGCTCGGCGCCAGCTTGCTCGCCAGCGCACCTTTCGCCCACGCAGCATCAAATCTGGTGTTCTGCTCCGAGGGCAGCCCTGCCGGTTTCGATCCAGGCCAGTACACCACCGGCACTGATTTCGACGCTGCGGCAGAGACCATTTTCAACCGCTTGAGCCAGTTCGAACGTGGCGGTACCGCCGTTGTGCCAGGCCTGGCAACCAGCTGGGATATCTCGCCAGACGGCCTGAACTACACGTTCCATCTGCGTGAGGGTGTGAAATTCCACACCACGCCTTACTTCAAGCCGACCCGCGAATTCAACGCTGATGACGTGCTGTTCACGTTCAATCGCATGATCGACAAGGACATGCCTTACCGCAAAGCGTATCCGACCGAATTCCCGTACTTCACCGACATGGCGATGGACACCAACATCACCAAGATCGAAAAAATCGACGACCACACGGTCAAGTTCGTACTTGGCACCGTCGATGCCGCGTTCATCCAGAACATGGCCATGAGTTTCGCGTCGATCCAGTCCGCAGAATATGCCGCCAAGCTGCTCAAGGAAGGCAAGCCGGAGCTGATCAATCAGCAGCCGATCGGCACCGGTCCGTTCGTGTTCAAGAGCTACCAGAAAGACTCCAACATCCGCTACACCGGTAACAAGGACTACTGGAAGCCTGAAGACGTCAAGATCGACAACCTGATCTTCGCCATTACCACCGATGCCTCGGTGCGCATGCAGAAGCTCAAGAAGAACGAGTGCCAGATTACTGCGTACCCGCGTCCTGCCGATCTCAAGCCGCTCAAGGAAGACAAGAACCTGAAGATGCCTGACCAGGCTGGCTTCAACCTGGGTTACATCGCCTACAACACGATGGACAAGATCAAGGGCAGCGACGAGCCCAATCCTCTGGCCATCAAGGAAGTTCGTCAGGCGCTGGACATGGCGGTAAACAAGCAGGGCATCATTGATGCCGTGTACCAGGGCGCAGGCCAGCTGGCCGTCAACGCCATGCCGCCGACCCAATGGTCTTACGACACCACCATCAAGGATGCACCGTTCGACGTCGAAAAAGCCAAGGCGCTGCTGAAAAAGGCAGGCGTCAAGGAAGGTACTGAAATTACCCTCTGGGCAATGCCGGTACAGCGTCCTTACAACCCTAACGCCAAGTTGATGGCCGAAATGCTCCAGTCCGACTGGAAGAAGATCGGTATCAACGTGAAGATCGTCAGCTATGAGTGGGGCGAATACATCAAACGCGCCAAGAACGGTGAAAACGGCGCGATGCTGATTGGCTGGAGCGGCGACAACGGTGACCCGGACAACTGGCTCGGCACCCTGTTCGGCTGCGACGCGCTGAACGGCAACAACTTCGCCAAGTGGTGCGACAAGCCTTTCGACACGCTGATCCATCAGGCCAAGGAAACATCGGATCAGGCCAAGCGCACCGAACTGTACAAACAGGCGCAACACCTCCTGAAAGACGCAGTGCCGATGACCCCTATCGCGCACTCGACGGTCTATCAGCCCATGCGTACCAGCGTTCAGGACTTCAAGATCAGCCCGTTTGGCTTGAACTCCTTCTACGGTGTGAGCGTGACCGGGAAGTAA